In Fusarium oxysporum f. sp. lycopersici 4287 chromosome 2, whole genome shotgun sequence, a genomic segment contains:
- a CDS encoding hypothetical protein (At least one base has a quality score < 10) has protein sequence MSDHPVMQVEDKIVPGLSVTSNETAVEETVIRQDVTVITTTDEARGPSSALSSTANPTSPTTAAPRPRLKKDNSTPNMNGPLYMQTAGNKTVLVRRLKRKEESTWKHLSRWFVENQIGLSFNLLALIFLAQTFIPKAREHTHKFFHLSYYSSQSGQYRIGYDDAYFITFCVILFTGLRAATMEYVLAPIGRLQGISNRKNLTRFSEQAWLMVYYTVFWPWGVYIYCTSPHYMSMENLWTDWPNRELDGLMKAYLLCQWAFWLQQMIVINIEERRKDHWQMFTHHIVTTALIFACYTYHHTRVGNFILVIMDVVDLFLPLAKCLKYCGFKKVCDVMFGLFVVSWFIARHVLYIAVCWSIYSDTPRIMPTGCFKGNNENMIGPIDPPAGWKYLVDPFINPEGLVCYNETIKWSFLAPLLFLQVITIGWFTMIVRVIIKVLKGGDAEDVRSDDEGGEEEEEEEFVYEEAQPLEEEVGVEELDLRNWERRSGVKKQASSSGVSLPGHSDRKELLGRIGCEKQVD, from the exons ATGAGCGACCATCCAGTCATGCAGGTCGAGGACAAGATCGTCCCCGGACTTTCTGTCACCAGCAACGAGACAGCTGTAGAGGAGACAGTCATTCGACAAGATGTGACTGTCATCACAACAACAGACGAGGCTAGAGGCCCCAGTTCAGCCTTGAGCAGTACCGCCAATCCCACTTCACCAACCACTGCTGCCCCGCGACCACGACTCAAGAAGGACAACAGCACGCCCAACATGAACGGGCCACTCTACATGCAGACTGCCGGGAACAAGACAGTGCTTGTCCGCCGACTTAAGCGCAAGGAGGAGAGCACCTGGAAGCATCTCTCGCGCTGGTTTGTCGAGAACCAAATCG GCCTCTCTTTTAACCTCCTCgctctcatcttcctcgcccaGACTTTCATCCCCAAAGCTCGAGAACACACCCACAAATTCTTCCACCTCAGCTACTACAGCTCTCAATCCGGCCAGTATCGCATCGGTTACGATGATGCTTATTTCATCACCTTCTGCGTTATTCTCTTCACCGGTCTTCGTGCCGCCACCATGGAATACGTTCTTGCACCCATTGGTCGACTCCAGGGCATCAGCAACCGCAAGAACCTGACCCGATTCAGCGAGCAAGCTTGGCTTATGGTGTACTATACTGTTTTCTGGCCCTGGGGCGTg TACATTTATTGTACTTCCCCTCACTACATGAGCATGGAGAATCTCTGGACCGACTGGCCTAACCGCGAGCTCGACGGACTCATGAAGGCCTATCTCCTCTGCCAGTGGGCTTTCTGGCTGCAGCAGATGATTGTTATTAACATTGAGGAGCGCCGTAAGGACCATTGGCAGATGTTTACCCATCACATTGTCACCACCGCTCTTATCTTCGCCTGCTACACTTACCACCACACCCGTGTCGGTAACTTCATCCTGGTTATcatggatgttgttgatctgTTCCTCCCT CTCGCCAAGTGCCTCAAGTATTGCGGTTTCAAGAAAGTCTGTGATGTCATGTTTGGCCTCTTTGTAGTTTCGTGGTTCATTGCTCGCCATGTCCTATACATTGCGGTCTGCTGGTCCATCTACTCAGACACTCCCCGGATCATGCCCACTGGTTGCTTCAAGGGGAACAACGAGAATATGATTGGTCCCATCGACCCTCCAGCCGGCTGGAAATATCTGGTCGACCCTTTCATCAACCCTGAAGGCCTTGTTTGTTATAATGAGACCATCAAGTGGAGTTTCCTTGCtcccctcctcttcctccaagtcatcaCCATCGGCTGGTTTACCATGATCGTTCGCGTCATTATCAAGGTCCTGAAGGGAGGcgatgctgaagatgtcCGAAGTGACGACGAGGGtggcgaagaggaggaggaagaggagttTGTCTACGAAGAGGCACAGCccctggaggaggaggttggcGTCGAAGAGCTCGACCTCCGAAACTGGGAGCGACGATCAGGCGTTAAGAAACAAGCCAGCAGTTCAGGAGTCAGCCTCCCTGGCCACAGTGATCGAAAGGAGTTGTTAGGTCGTATTGGCTGCGAGAAGCAGGTCGACTAG
- a CDS encoding alpha 1,6-mannosyltransferase yields the protein MLNSRRAIVAAVFILTVFFLLTRSHTTTPVVPAAKNAAATAVDTSKNDAPASNQAVSPPPEEQKEMEVKERRTRPRIDMSGMSVQEKLEYAYPYDVATKFPAYIWQTWKQSPDQGDFQFKDHHASWREEHPGFVHEVITDDVAVNLIRLLYATVPEVIEAYRSLPMPVLKADFFRYLILFARGGIYSDIDTYAIQSSVKWLPEQIPRDTIGLVIGIEADPDRPDWAQWYSRRIQFCQWTIQAKPGHPVLRDIITRITKKTLELKNQGKLEKFIDRNVVEFTGPAVWTDAIMEYFNDPRFFDMSQSKGTIDYKNFTGMETSKRVGDVVVLPITSFSPGVGQMGAKEPDDPMAFVKHDFEGTWKPESERHMGEQQQQEGQQAAQAPQAPLQ from the exons ATGCTCAACTCTCGCCGCGCCATCGTGGCAGCGGTTTTCATCCTCACtgttttcttcctcctgaCAAGGTCTCACACAACGACGCCTGTCGTCCCAGCTGCCAAAAATGCTGCTGCTACCGCCGTCGACACAAGCAAGAACGATGCCCCTGCCTCGAACCAAGCCGTGTCACCACCACCCGAGGAACAAAAGGAGATGGAGGTAAAGGAGCGTCGCACGCGGCCTCGCATTGACATGTCAGGCATGTCAGTTCAAGAGAAGCTCGAATACGCCTATCCTTATGATGTTGCGACCAAGTTTCCAGCTTACATCTGGCAAACGTGGAAGCAAAGTCCTGATCAAGGTGATTTTCAATTCAAGGACCATCATGCTTCTTGGAGAGAGGAGCACCCTGGTTTTGTCCACGAAGTCATCACCGACGACGTCGCCGTCAACCTTATTCGCTTACTCTACGCCACGGTTCCCGAAGTCATTGAGGCGTACCGAAGTCTCCCCATGCCTGTTCTGAAGGCCGACTTCTTCCGTTATTTGATTCTCTTCGCTCGAGGCGGCATCTACTCTGATATCGATACATATGCAATTCAAAGCTCGGTGAAATGGCTGCCTGAACAGATCCCCCGCGATACTATTGGTCTCGTTATTGGCATTGAGGCAGACCCTGATCGCCCCGACTGGGCTCAGTGGTACAGCCGTCGTATCCAGTTCTGTCAGTGGACGATACAGGCCAAGCCTGGTCACCCTGTTCTTCGCGATATCATCACACGCATTACCAAGAAGACATTAGAATTGAAGAATCAAGGCAAGCTGGAAAAATTCATCGACAGAAACGTTGTGGAGTTCACTGGCCCCGCCGTATGGACAGATGCTATCATGGAGTACTTCAATGATCCAAGGTTCTTTGACATGTCACAAAGCAAGGGCACGATCGATTACAAGAACTTTACTGGCATGGAGACGAGTAAGCGTGTTGGAGATGTGGTTGTGTTGCCCATCACAAGCTTCTCACCTGGAGTGGGACAGATGGGCGCAAAGGAGCCTGACGACCCAATGGCTTTCGTCAAGCACGACTTCGAAG GAACATGGAAACCTGAGAGCGAGCGCCACATGGgcgagcagcagcaacaagaggGACAGCAGGCGGCTCAGGCACCCCAAGCACCCTTGCAATAA